A window of Candidatus Vicinibacter proximus contains these coding sequences:
- a CDS encoding transposase domain-containing protein, with translation MENSIRPLALGRKNFLFAGSHESAHRAAIIYSLFGTCKINRINSHEWLKDILSRIKNHPINRIAELLPHNWKSLQE, from the coding sequence ATTGAAAACAGTATCAGGCCGCTGGCTTTAGGGAGAAAGAACTTCCTGTTTGCAGGGTCACATGAGTCTGCACATAGAGCTGCAATTATCTATTCCTTGTTTGGAACTTGCAAGATTAACCGTATCAATTCACATGAATGGCTTAAAGATATTTTAAGTCGCATAAAAAACCATCCCATTAATCGAATCGCAGAATTATTGCCGCACAATTGGAAGTCGTTACAGGAATAG
- a CDS encoding DUF5131 family protein — protein MDIDWVIVGGESGHKARPMKKQWVVDIKNQCISSNTPFFFKQWGGKNKKLTGRLLDGKTYDQMPNAELLQSI, from the coding sequence ATAGATATCGACTGGGTTATCGTCGGTGGTGAATCTGGACACAAAGCAAGACCTATGAAAAAACAATGGGTCGTTGACATTAAAAATCAATGCATCAGTTCCAACACTCCATTCTTCTTTAAACAGTGGGGCGGTAAGAATAAAAAACTTACAGGCAGACTTCTAGACGGCAAAACCTATGATCAGATGCCGAACGCTGAATTATTGCAATCTATATAA
- a CDS encoding RHS repeat-associated core domain-containing protein, which produces MLAEQKAGGYSTKYRFTGKEVDEETGLYYFGERYYDPRISLWYGVDPMTEKHPDYSAFVYTANNPIKFIDPDGQDYYEGEDGKIQWFNSTEKSYTFDKKKYKNIGESYASFDGNYLKYHYQNKDKDGNISPNMQSFPAVSGRPDGNGNFDYSKQNQMNPENGPIPAGNYTMNMNEAPNMTTYENL; this is translated from the coding sequence TTGCTGGCCGAACAGAAAGCTGGAGGCTATTCTACGAAGTATAGGTTTACGGGGAAAGAAGTTGATGAGGAGACAGGTCTTTATTATTTTGGGGAGAGGTATTATGATCCTAGGATATCGTTATGGTATGGTGTCGATCCAATGACAGAAAAACATCCAGACTATTCAGCATTCGTATACACCGCTAATAATCCGATTAAATTTATCGATCCTGATGGGCAGGATTATTATGAAGGGGAAGATGGTAAAATCCAATGGTTTAATTCTACTGAAAAGAGTTACACGTTTGACAAAAAAAAATATAAAAATATTGGTGAATCTTATGCTTCCTTTGATGGAAATTATTTGAAATATCATTATCAAAATAAAGATAAAGACGGGAATATTTCTCCCAATATGCAATCATTTCCTGCAGTTTCTGGAAGACCTGATGGTAATGGAAATTTCGATTATTCAAAACAAAATCAAATGAATCCCGAAAATGGCCCAATACCAGCTGGAAATTATACCATGAATATGAACGAAGCACCGAATATGACAACTTATGAAAATTTATAA
- a CDS encoding RHS repeat-associated core domain-containing protein, whose product MAEQKAGGYSTKYRFTGKEVDEETGLYYFGARYYDPRISLWYGVDPRTEKYPNFSSYTYTFNNPIKFVDPDGRAPQVITPETIWDIINVGMGVASFGANIASGNVVGAVADGIGLAYDAFATIVPILPAGASTTLGVYRLTNLSKKALGSVSAAQKLFAGNKKFQSLNSSLKRAFNAIDKETDIGTLAGSIKEKLGIPLDVIKKEAIDGKFDHTKKLENGIQSMKNAVDKINETFDGGGLSKEQINVLSNTRDLLNTRVNKLESILKEADKVAKKIE is encoded by the coding sequence ATGGCCGAACAGAAAGCTGGAGGCTATTCTACGAAGTATAGATTCACAGGCAAGGAGGTAGATGAGGAGACTGGACTCTATTATTTTGGGGCTAGATATTATGATCCGAGGATATCGTTGTGGTATGGGGTTGACCCACGAACAGAAAAATATCCGAATTTTTCATCTTATACTTATACATTTAATAATCCTATTAAGTTTGTAGATCCAGATGGAAGAGCGCCCCAAGTGATAACACCTGAAACTATTTGGGACATTATAAATGTCGGAATGGGTGTTGCAAGTTTTGGTGCAAATATTGCGTCTGGTAATGTTGTAGGAGCAGTTGCAGATGGTATAGGTCTTGCTTATGACGCATTTGCAACAATTGTTCCAATTCTGCCCGCTGGAGCAAGCACTACTCTTGGTGTTTACAGACTTACTAACCTTTCCAAAAAAGCATTAGGAAGTGTTAGTGCTGCACAAAAATTATTCGCAGGTAATAAAAAATTTCAATCATTAAATTCATCTTTAAAGAGAGCATTTAATGCAATTGATAAGGAAACAGATATTGGAACACTAGCAGGGTCAATAAAAGAAAAATTAGGTATACCTTTAGATGTGATTAAAAAAGAGGCAATTGATGGAAAGTTTGATCATACTAAAAAGCTTGAAAATGGAATACAAAGTATGAAAAATGCGGTTGACAAAATTAATGAAACATTTGATGGTGGTGGTTTAAGTAAAGAGCAAATAAACGTCTTAAGCAATACCAGAGATCTGTTAAATACTAGAGTGAACAAACTTGAATCTATTCTTAAAGAAGCTGATAAAGTTGCTAAAAAAATAGAATAA
- a CDS encoding gliding motility-associated C-terminal domain-containing protein — protein sequence MKIFYKNILFHTHSITSLVCAIILLGYYLSSTSIDEWNKSQSSAMRICRNNLKISDSIRGDLKQFYSRNNATYNQIISDMDIRSVSIQDTIKPDHCLSGHEADVWYLGKNGIKWINDTPTVITGFADDVYEVQSSICDRSGDLLLYSDGNYIYNKFHERIANIRNYSGSSSSMFLILPQPGNDSIYYVFHPQETTGSVNDSLFDLFFTVIDIRANLGHCKVLNLGQLLLKTSSEKVTGVRHCNGRDWWIIGLRAPDEAFHSWILSDTSINVSNPIISYSGNINHLAFYDQENLGWLKPSHDGKFLIEVTSGSQLYSTLEIHKFNSTSGIITDGLQVLGQVDKFEELYSIEWSPNQQIIYVTGFNKSGGYDLFQMNVSKYDQNFIRSSLINLASTPSNIGSPILGKDQKIYLTNYGTNLGNLHIIKKPNRLGMDCELELFNFDVMNELDLGAPLFASGLQFPYRVYIQGEHLVCQDTMVRYILTDPCSHPETQWSVFDGAKIMRQAEDTIDVYFGKSGNYRISATYPTECGFKTDTIEIEVEKCKCNNEISWSTIDTLVCQGSDASFKFSTTSKEVYLDNQKINTDSFTLPNLQSDTCINLRLVYPRFCDSIIQICIRVLPVAVDSVIFNLCPTDSVFIYDTWYSKDTSFTLHYISKLICDSLVTYKIDAHSFDTSLVILDYCIGDTAIINNQKFWFTDTLHQLFQSTSGCLDSFQQLIISFNSNIKRTSQSYQRCFGDSIFILDHWYSGDTVLIDTLMSSSMCDSISTITIDILPAIAPIIINYSRCQGDTLLLTTSQGFLSITYSRMFKDTWTSFQGCDSVVLHQVSFYPNSSSSLLLSKCKGDSIFYKDKYYINPLKLVDSFSTVYGCDSLVSIEIVDYPVSSSSLEEMSSCLGDSILFQSNWFKKDTTIELLLTDQNGCDSIHQVSLSFRSLPDTTNLSLKVCKGDSIFYDGTYYYDSARIIRVFPSSNNCDSIVYVSIDLLSAPISSIDTFSICPGDSIYIDNRYYYDSVILSKKFQAVNGCDSLHTIIISLNASPEPVSKLIDFCKGDSVLVKSHWYKNPEDLQFRIPSALNCDSLVLIKLKWYPTVDINLTTELDLVIGSTVVLDAGITQSGLIYRWYPSTELSCNDCSNPILTATKDAIYYLEIIDQNGCLTLDSIIIRIIKSTNNDIYLPPIFSPNDDNINDIWIPIVGSSDIDIYQISIYDRWGAMVFSTTTLAGWNGKIGSQPAIPGVYAYFISWQDGQGVRHNTRGDITLVR from the coding sequence ATGAAGATTTTTTATAAAAATATTTTATTTCATACTCATTCAATTACTTCCCTAGTATGTGCTATTATTTTATTAGGTTATTATCTTTCTTCTACTTCAATAGATGAATGGAATAAATCTCAAAGTTCGGCAATGCGCATTTGTAGGAATAATCTGAAAATATCAGATTCAATTAGAGGAGATCTGAAACAATTTTACAGCAGAAACAATGCAACTTATAATCAGATTATTTCAGATATGGATATTCGATCCGTTAGTATTCAAGATACAATAAAGCCTGATCACTGCCTTTCTGGCCATGAAGCTGATGTCTGGTATCTTGGCAAGAATGGTATAAAGTGGATTAATGATACTCCAACGGTCATTACTGGATTTGCAGATGATGTTTATGAAGTACAATCAAGTATATGTGATAGGTCTGGCGACTTACTACTATACAGTGATGGAAATTATATTTATAATAAATTTCATGAGAGAATTGCTAATATTCGTAATTATAGCGGATCAAGTAGCTCAATGTTCTTAATTCTTCCTCAACCCGGAAATGACTCTATTTATTATGTCTTTCATCCACAAGAGACAACAGGTTCTGTTAATGATTCTTTGTTTGATTTGTTTTTCACAGTAATAGATATTAGGGCTAATCTCGGCCATTGTAAAGTCTTGAATCTTGGACAGCTATTACTCAAGACAAGTTCAGAGAAAGTTACTGGAGTTCGACATTGTAATGGTAGAGATTGGTGGATAATAGGACTAAGAGCACCCGATGAAGCATTTCATTCATGGATTCTTTCTGATACCAGCATAAATGTCAGTAATCCTATTATATCATATTCTGGTAATATAAATCACTTAGCTTTTTATGATCAAGAAAATCTTGGTTGGCTTAAACCAAGCCATGATGGAAAGTTTCTAATAGAAGTTACATCAGGAAGTCAGCTCTATTCAACATTAGAAATTCATAAGTTTAATTCCACGAGTGGTATAATAACCGATGGTTTACAAGTTTTAGGCCAAGTCGATAAATTTGAAGAGTTATATTCAATTGAATGGTCTCCCAATCAACAAATAATTTATGTTACAGGATTTAATAAGTCCGGAGGATATGATTTATTTCAAATGAACGTATCCAAGTATGATCAGAATTTTATAAGAAGCAGCTTAATAAACTTAGCTTCAACACCAAGTAATATAGGTTCACCTATTTTAGGAAAGGATCAAAAAATCTATCTTACCAATTATGGAACTAATTTAGGTAATTTACATATTATTAAAAAGCCTAATAGACTAGGAATGGATTGTGAATTAGAACTTTTTAATTTTGATGTAATGAATGAGTTAGATTTAGGTGCTCCCTTATTTGCATCTGGCTTACAATTCCCATACAGAGTATATATACAAGGTGAGCACCTCGTATGTCAAGACACAATGGTAAGGTATATTCTTACTGACCCCTGTTCTCATCCTGAGACGCAATGGAGCGTATTCGATGGTGCTAAGATAATGCGACAAGCTGAGGATACCATAGATGTATATTTTGGTAAGAGTGGCAATTATAGGATCTCAGCAACTTATCCTACAGAGTGTGGATTCAAGACAGATACAATTGAGATTGAAGTTGAGAAATGTAAGTGCAATAATGAGATATCTTGGAGCACAATTGATACCTTGGTTTGTCAAGGTTCTGATGCAAGTTTTAAATTCAGCACTACAAGTAAAGAAGTGTATTTAGATAATCAGAAGATTAACACAGATAGCTTTACTTTGCCTAATCTTCAATCTGATACTTGTATTAATTTGAGACTTGTCTATCCGCGATTCTGTGATTCCATTATACAAATTTGTATTAGAGTATTGCCTGTTGCAGTTGATAGTGTTATTTTTAATTTATGCCCTACTGACTCTGTTTTTATCTATGATACTTGGTATTCTAAGGATACTAGCTTTACACTTCATTATATTAGTAAATTGATCTGTGACTCCCTTGTAACTTATAAAATTGATGCTCATTCATTCGATACAAGTCTTGTGATCCTTGATTATTGTATTGGAGATACAGCGATTATTAATAATCAAAAGTTTTGGTTCACTGATACTTTACATCAGCTATTTCAATCTACCTCTGGCTGCTTGGATTCTTTTCAGCAACTTATTATTAGTTTTAATAGTAACATTAAGCGAACAAGTCAATCATATCAAAGATGCTTTGGAGATTCAATATTTATTCTTGATCATTGGTATTCTGGTGATACAGTTCTTATAGATACTCTTATGTCGAGCTCTATGTGTGATTCCATTAGTACCATCACTATTGATATATTACCAGCAATCGCACCCATTATTATTAATTATTCAAGATGTCAAGGAGATACATTGCTTTTAACTACCTCACAAGGATTTTTAAGTATTACGTACAGTCGAATGTTCAAGGATACATGGACTAGCTTCCAAGGATGTGATTCAGTAGTTCTCCACCAAGTTAGCTTTTATCCTAACAGTTCTTCTTCATTATTACTATCCAAGTGTAAAGGAGATAGCATCTTCTATAAGGATAAATATTATATTAATCCACTTAAGCTTGTCGATAGCTTTTCTACAGTATATGGATGTGATTCTTTGGTATCCATTGAGATTGTAGATTATCCTGTAAGTAGCTCAAGTCTAGAGGAGATGAGTTCTTGTCTTGGTGATTCTATATTATTTCAATCTAATTGGTTTAAAAAGGATACAACAATAGAACTTTTATTAACCGACCAGAATGGTTGTGATAGTATTCATCAAGTAAGTCTAAGTTTTAGATCTTTACCTGATACAACTAACTTAAGCTTAAAGGTATGCAAGGGTGATTCTATTTTTTATGATGGAACTTATTATTATGATTCTGCACGGATTATAAGAGTGTTTCCTAGTTCCAATAATTGTGATTCAATTGTTTATGTAAGTATAGATCTTCTTTCAGCTCCAATTTCATCCATTGATACTTTCTCAATTTGTCCAGGAGATTCAATATATATTGATAATCGATATTATTATGATTCAGTAATCTTGAGTAAGAAGTTTCAAGCCGTGAATGGCTGTGATTCTTTGCATACTATCATTATTTCATTAAATGCTTCTCCAGAACCAGTTTCCAAGCTAATTGACTTTTGTAAGGGCGATTCCGTTTTAGTTAAATCGCACTGGTATAAGAATCCTGAAGACTTACAATTTAGAATTCCATCGGCACTTAATTGTGACAGCCTTGTTTTGATCAAGTTAAAATGGTATCCGACAGTGGATATTAATCTAACAACTGAACTAGATTTGGTTATAGGTTCTACAGTTGTTTTAGATGCTGGAATAACTCAATCAGGTCTTATTTATCGATGGTATCCATCTACTGAGCTTTCATGTAATGATTGTAGTAATCCTATACTAACTGCAACTAAGGACGCAATTTATTATCTAGAGATTATTGATCAGAATGGTTGCCTTACATTGGATTCAATAATTATTAGAATTATCAAGTCAACTAATAATGACATATACCTTCCACCGATATTTAGTCCTAATGATGATAATATTAATGACATATGGATCCCTATCGTTGGAAGCAGCGATATTGATATATATCAGATTTCAATCTATGATAGATGGGGAGCTATGGTCTTCTCAACAACTACTCTAGCAGGCTGGAATGGCAAGATTGGAAGCCAGCCAGCAATTCCTGGAGTGTATGCTTATTTCATTTCTTGGCAAGATGGTCAAGGAGTTAGGCATAATACGCGAGGAGATATTACTCTGGTTAGATAG